DNA from Hippoglossus hippoglossus isolate fHipHip1 chromosome 13, fHipHip1.pri, whole genome shotgun sequence:
TCACGACATAATGAAGATTTGCCTTTAAAGAGGTCTATTGGCATTTTGAGGGCTACTATCTCTGGATTTCTAATTTCGATATTATTATGGCCACATGCAATTAATTAAACCATAAAATCAATATGTTAACAAACATCTTAAAATTCTGCTAATAATGCTACGGTGAGGCCAGAAATATTACCCCCATCAAGGGGGATATGTTTTCGCCCCAATCCATTTGTTCTgtggtttctttctttgtaaGCAACAAAAACTGTGGGAtgaattaccacaaaacttagtGAAAGGATGTGGGGCGGGTCATGAAAGAACCtattaaattttggtgcggcTCCGTATCAGGGGTCGGATCgaggttcccccccccccccccccttctttaacattgccagatagaatgtttaaaaaaacaaacaatgatttCCATAAGAATAACTCAAGGATCTTTATGAAATGGGACTTGGTAGAtcgaggtatgtgctctacagATGCCATTctatgtttgtctgtttttgatTCTGTCCTATGTCTAAATCCACCTAGGCCTACATCAAGCTGGGAAAGTACAAGGAGGCCATCAGTGACTGTGAATGGGCTCTGAAGGTAAGGCCTGTGCCAGGAACTTGGGTCAGTCAGCTGCTGCCTCATTTGTCAAAGTGGCTTCTGAGGCATTGTTCTTTGTGGACCTTGGACCTCAGGGGACATGTGTGGTAGGAAAATGGGTTGGATGTGTGAATGGTGGGCGATGCTTGGTCCTGTACTGCACTCAGGATATGGGTCAACAGTGGTGCAAAAAATGTTCTGTCGGGAACATTGTGATGTGAATTGAACATTCAAGTGGATGAAAATGAATAGTGGTTATGAGTCATAGAGTTGTAGGATTGCATtgaaaaaaatagttttggATAATGAATAGTTCAATGAAGGAACTTTTCCAAAGATTTGCTGTAATAACTCCACCATCACCAAGCTTTGAAATTCAGAATATTTCTTCCTCACTATCCTGGTGTTATCGATGCAAAATGTTTAATCACCATATGCAGATGTGGTGCTGATGAAGTGCTTTGATTAATACACCCCCATGATCATTTTCTCTCTACCAGTGTAACGAGAGGTGCATTAAGGCTTTTGTGCACATGGGCAGAGCATATCTGGAACTGAAGAATTATAATGAGGTGAGTATAATTATAGCTTATTATATCTCATCACAcctgttttttaaacatattgCTCCCTACACTTGGCGCAATGTGCGTCATAGTTTTGAATATACCACACTGTTGTGCTGAGATACTGCAGACTTGTGGAGCGGCAAGGATCCTATTGATTTTCATTGGTCGAGGAGAGACCAGTGAGGCACATCATATACAACCACTGACGAACcaatctttttctctttttcagtcAAGGCACTTCTTTGAAAAGATAATGGAAATTGAACCTGGAATGGAGAAGATGGTAAAAGGTAAgggaaaatgcttttttatttcaggggTGAGGTCGGGAAACCTTTGTATGTATGTTTTCATGCGAATTTGGCTTtatataaaaccacattttaagtTTTGGTGCCATATATGCCACACAAATccgtttaaattatatagaggcTCTCTCTTGTTTGTTGTCAGTGATGCTGCCTCGCTGACTGCAGCCCATTTAATGGCATGACACGCTTTCATGACAACCTAGAGCTTGTCAAAAAAGGACATCGTATTTTCTCCCCGATGTAATTATATTTTgtccttcattttttttttttatgattcacccaaataaaaacattgaaaaggTACTCTCTACAAAATTTGTATTTGGTCAGAAACAATCTATCCTACAGTTATTTACTCAGGGTGGCTGCTCAGTTTActttttcagttcagttttttttgtcacagtgCAACTACAGTTACTGCCATGGAATAAATTTCTGTCAGAACAGTCcgcctcttttcttcttccttctttttatctcctttgttttctccGTGCAGAATACCTGACCCAGGTAGATttggaagagaagagagagactcGGGAAACGAATGCAAAGCTAGAGTTTGACAAGGGAGAGGGGAAGGGGACAACCGTGCCTCAGTTGCTGGAGAATCTGTCAAGGCCCGACCAGACTCCCCTCTTCTACTGCGGAGGATTGGAGATTCTGTTGCGAGCAGTTACTGACTGTGAGTGATCCTCTGGGAGAAGCCTCACACAATTACCTTTCTCCTCTAATCTCTTTGTGCCACTCTTTCCTCAATAACCTGCTCCACTAGTCTACAAATACACGATTTCTTTGGGCCTGAAACGAGTGCAAAGGAGCAACAAGCGAGGTTAAGAGGACTTGAAGGAGTTGAAGAGATGCAGATCTTAGGGACTCTCTGCAGACATCAGAGCATAAGGCGACAGAAACAAATTAATTTGCTGCTATTTATCATTCAATGACAATCGTGCCCCATTTGCTGCCTTGTGAACAAAACCACGAAACCACAATAAAAGAGCAAAACCTCAGCACTGCCACTCTATAAAAATAGGTACATACACTGTTTCACAATGTAACACTGTGAAATGACATTTGCATAGAAGTGATGGTGGTGAGTGACATTTCTAAGGTTGACATGATTTGATCCGTGATCCGTCTCTGATCATCTCAATTAGAAGACTTACATGTTCCCAAGGCCTATAATTGCTGATGTAATGTGGTTACTGAACTGATGAGTGGACTATTTCTAAGCCAGCGGTGACACACCTAACATTGTTATGaatcataaatatttaaaaataaaatgactgatATCATTATACTTTACGAGCTCTTAGGCACAGAGCTGCGTAAGTATTGCGTTTGGAGTCAAGGGgggagagcagagtggaggctTATTATGGGATGATAGCAAACAATATTAAGCCTTCTGAAGCCATCACGGGTGCAATTTAATGAAACATCTGTGATGGCAGGTGTCTATTCCAAAACTTCAGAAGCATACCTGCACTCACTCCTGTCGGATTTGAAGTAGGAGTGCTAATGGTGGTATCTATCCATTCACTTTGTAGATTTATGACGGCCTGCCCTCGAACCCTCTAAATTATTGATGCGCATTATGGGTGTACCAATTCTCCAAAACCATAATTCGGTTCGTTTTTTGagtttcacacatttaaagtcaGCAAAATAACCAGAGTGCTCCCACACTGCTGAGTTGGATCTACCTGGCTTTTACCGCAGGTGAAATTAGAACAGATAAAGTCAcataacacacattcatagcAGGGTTTCAGCTACGTACACTTTATAGTTATTACCAcggctgcttcaggatcagggcagATGAACATTAGGCCCGGTTGCCTTGTATCATAAAAGTATAAAGAACACATAAAAGCGAATGAGGGCACACTACAACTGTTCATAGAAGTAGTACAACAAATAACAATGGGAGAAATGGTTGCAAAAGACAAACCATGTGTATTTGCTTTACGTTGGTTCTGGCATGGTGCTTGTTGCTCAAGGTTACTTTTCACACAGACTAGTCTGCACTGTAAGAAGAATTGTGCTCTTGTGCTGTCAAAGTGAAACATTTGTAAGGCATAACGCATTTCACCTCATGCGCCCGTCTGATAGAAGTGGCATCAGGTTGAAAACTAACTGATAGTTTTTCACCAGGTCCTCTACTGAATGAAAAGAGGCCATAGTAGACAAGCAGCAGTTCTCCTCACCTCTGGCAGCTGCTGAtatttttgtgaatgtttttgaCCCAACAAACGACTTTGAAACTTCACACAGCTAATAAAACTCATTTTTAGCTACTGCCATGAGGCAGAAATTGCAGCTTTTTCTAAAAACAGCTCCAATGTAACAATTTATCAAGGTGAATGGCGCTCTCAGCAGTATTTATGTAGCTATACATCAGCTAAGAAAGAAGTTGTGAAGAAGAAGTTCTGACATGTTACATCACGTTGCTCCCCCAATACAAACCATATATAACTGCAGATCACATAGTTTAGGAAGTAATGGACTGAACTGTCTCTATATTTGTTTTGACTTGtcctttttgtatttgttgcatTTGCTGTCCTCTGCAGaatggaaaacaaatcttaTCCAGTTgctctttttcttcatttggaTGAATCCAAGTTAACCCATGATATAACGCCTGTCTCACAGTGCCAGTCAACTGAAAAGGGCATCACTTACATAACTCACAACTGAAAGGATCTCAGCAGGGCTGTCATTACAAACTTTCACCCCTGAAAGTACTACCTCGCTGCTCTGCTCTACTTTCTGCATTCTCCAGCTGAAAACACCTGTACTTGAGTCTCTCAgcatattttattgattttcttctCTCCTACCTTTGACTGTAAACAAGGCAAGCTAAACTAATAGAGAGGGCTGTTGTGTTTCCCTCAAACCTCAAGGCTACACGCTGTTGATATATTGTTTCCTGTCCTCTTACACTATCTCCTGTTCTCCTCTAACAGGTACTGGCCAGACCCTTTTCAGACTGAACAATGGCTTTAGTATCATCGGCAGCAATGACTTAGTGAGGAGGTAAGGGGACCAGAGGGAGAGGTAGATGTCAGCCCACAGAGGAGCTCTGAGAGATTGGACCCAGAGACGGGGGCATTCAGAGACAATGATGGCCTAAACTAAAGCGATCATTCtctgccctctctctgtctgcttgtttgtgtgaTCGCCCAGAGAGGGAAACGATGATCACACTGGAGATTGAGATGAGTGCCGAAATGAGCATAGGCTCTGTGTTTTGTCCTGAAAGAGCGAGTGTTTAGCACAAGATACCAATTATGACTCCCTCATGTCATCTCAGTGAGGCTATTATTAACTTGCCACATACTTGCTGCCCATTGTTAGCAGTGTTATTATTCAAGTTAGAACATAATGTGGGGGAAGTAGAgtgcaaagacaaaaataaagagtGCAAAGAAATTGAAGTCTGAGCTTGATGAAAGCACAATAAGGATACTGTTATAAGGAAGATGATCCAACGGAAAGCTCTGTGAGTCATGTAGCAAAGAAGGCCGAGCCACTGCTGCCACCAAACTCAACACACGAAAAattacagaaaagaaaaatgtaacaataaaaaagattttgttGAGATGACtaattaccttcaccaaggaggttatgttttcacccctgtccatttgtgaGTTGGTCggtaggattacgcaaaaaaaaaagaaagaaaagagattcACACAAATTGAGTGGAAAGATGtaacatgggccaagaaagaacccactTCAAATTTTGGGGGAGACTTGGATCGAGTgttggatccaggaatttgttttattattttctttaaaattgcaaGATAAGGCATTTTTTGACACTTTTACCAATTTTCGAGAGAATAAGGcttggatcttaatgaaaaaaaaatctggcacattcagggaactgatCGGTGGTTTGGATTGATTACattaatgggactgttgggccttggcagtggTGTGTGCTATACTGAGTTCTATTCTAGTTCGTAAATTCTTAAAAACctcacatacagagacaaaaacaacataaacctTCAGGAAACAAGTTACAGTGATGTGTCAATTGCAAACGCCTCAAGCGGAAACATATATATTATCATGTGACAGGTGACACAAGTTACAGACTCCATCTAGCATCAGTGCCAGAACACGCAACGCCCATAAACCCCCCAAATATCTATATGAAATGCTGTGGCATCTGCTCGCTGTCTGATTTGACCATAAAGTGCATATTATCAACATTTGTCATGTGTTACATACTGACTGTTGTTGAGACACATTGTTGTAGACACACTTTTTGTGTACTGTTTTCATTAAGCGACAACACACTGCTTCAGTTTGATTTGTATTCTGTCAGTTAGAGGAAAACAAGAACGGCAAAGATCgagtttcttttttccacagttGCCTGTTGCAGAAAACAGTGGATGCACACAGTCGGGACttatgtgtgtctgttctgAGATTGTGGAGGGCTCTTTGTTGTGGAAATGGTTTGTAGATCATCCAGTTACTCTTCATTTTCCGACTTGGTTTCTGTGTTACATTTGGCTCTCATTGATTTagcagaaaacagaggaaggaatTAAATATGATCCTCTATTTGGGCACTGAGTCCTCACTGCACAGCTTGACTGTGTGATACTAAATCCTTTTCTCGGatcatgcttttatttgttgttaaaTCACACGAGCCATTAAACCACACGAGCCATGGGGGCTGTAGCCAACATCTATTCACGCTGTCACGATTTCTTTACACAGCTATTAACAATGTGTGCATGTTGATATACAAGAACAAcaaagcatatatatatatagtacagCAATGCAATGCTCATGTGGATGTGTGCACTGTGTCCACTTAGCTCATTCTCTGTTTTCCTTCGCTTTCAGATGAAAACCAGAAGATGTTGATGATGTGCCCAGTCACAAAACAGGCCACTGTTCACTTGTTAACATCAGAGCATGTTGCAGTACAGAATGAATGTCTGGCATTGCTGTGTTTGTACTCACACATGCCACATGGCAGACGTTTGGCTATTGACAGCCTGAATATGCACATGTAagacatttctgtgtgtgtcattcGATGCAACTGAAAACAGCATTAACATAGCTGGAATTAAAATGCCTTTCCGCTCTTCCAAACCCAGGAACAATGTAGGAACGCAATTATATATCATGAAGAGATTGTTGGCTTATTATTGAAACTTTTTGGAATCCTCCCGTCCCTAGTAGGTCTTTAAATATTTAGTATTTCAAATAATTTTCCTCCCTGATGAAATCATTGGAGGGGCTGTAGGTTATCACCGGGCCATACATTTTATAAGTTTATTGCTTTGTTACAAAGTTTAACAAATTACATTGGATGGCCTAAGGGATCTCTTATTAGCTTTATGTCTGATAGTATGTGAGCGGCAGCagattggatttttaaaaagttagaATTAATGAGTAATATTGTTGCTCGTTTTCTGTTATCACGCTTATTGATCTCAAAGGTGGACACCTCCATTACAACAAATATTAATTGAAATCGTGAAAAATACTCAAGAACATGCTGCTTTAGCTGACTcacactttctctgtgtttctcttctttttccatctctcATTCCTTATCTCGTTCTGCTCTTAATCTGCCTTTAAAGGTTGGTGAGGAACCTCATGGCGTGCATCTTACTGccgaagcagcagcaggagaacgCAGCGGTCAACATTCTGGAGAACTTTGCAACAGAAAAGAAGTATTACTGATAAacagccaaacaaacaaaaacactctcCTTACGCcatgaaaaatattatttatttctggacAGGAAAATAAATTGCAGATACTCTACAGAACTCAGAATATGATCCACAAGACAGGCTGTTATCTTCCCATATtgtacaatatatttatattttgaattcaCTCTCAAATCCACCCATGAGACGAGAGGTCTCctgagaaacaggaaatgtggCCTCTTTAATAAATCAACATGTGCTATACAAGTGTTAATGTCACTCAGAGGCAAAAGGCCACTTGGAAACCTGCTTCGCTCTCTGGCGCctcataaaaacagacatgaaaGGACGACCCAGGCTCTCGAACACAGCGGGAAATAAGTCGAGGTGTCAAGCAGTGAAATGGGGGAGATCAATTTTCACTGTGTATAGCTCAAAGAGAGTTACTCAACTCTCTAtgctccttcttttcttctcttcattgGGGAAGCTCAGCCAGGTCAATGTTAGGCTTTAGTGGATATTTATGTCTCAGTGAATATTGATTCGCAGCTTGTCCAAATCCCACTACAACACCACTGCAATATTCCAACTATTTACCTTATTCTCAATAAGACATTATTTCGATTATGAtatttacatgagttgctatTTGaaaattccattcatatttccatttccatttccatgttacagagcatagccCGATTAAGACTAACATCAACATTACGTCCTACTACTTTTTTACACTCAAACACAGGGCATGTATTATTAACCATTCAGTAACTGTTCTATGTTgatgttgcaaaatgctgtTGAAGACAGGACATTATAATAATGCGACCAAGTTCAGAATACTCTTAATACGTCTTAATTACGTCTCCCAAggaagttttgttttctgtttgtttattttggatGTTTTTGTATGTATGGCTATTTTCatgttatctatctatcaagCTGTCTGCCCATCGCATGTATGTGATATCTCACTTATGCCCGTCAGAGAAATTCTTTTAATTTGGTAGAAATGTTCCCTTGAGGTCAAAGCTGAACTGACTAAATCGTCGTGGTCACTGTGACAATTTTTACAATAATTCACAAGCTAATCTTGACAAGATTTCGCACAAATTTCTAATGAAATAATGAAGTGACAacattttatatccaaaaggACAAGTGTCAACTTTTTTCAACATTGCAAAATGACAAGGTTCTGCACAAAGTGTTGTTCTGTTAATTACTCATCACCTTAACTCAGGAACAGAAAGGGAAATTGTGAGCATATTTACTGCAACTTGACTGGTGGAGGCCGAGGCTGTTATAATACACTGGACTGCAGAACAGTGCAGGAACAAAGCAAATACATCTGCCTCTTATTGCCTGTGAAGTGGATGAGTGAGAAACTTCAGAGACGTGGCAATCAATGTGTTTTCACCTGAAGTGAAGTGCAATGTGGATGACtcagacattttgtttgttttactgtgtaaAAGACCATATGGATCTGTGAGGGGTGTTAGATGCACTAGGCACTTATTTGCTCACAGTGGAAAGAGGCACCACTTATGTGTGGTTTACTTTCAAGCTTTTACCTGCTCAGATGACAGagttgttgatttgtttgcttGTCTCGCGCTGAGCAGTGAAGAACTTAAACTTCAGGTCGCTCATTGTGACTGTGTGCAGAATGTTGTGTATGTACTGGGGTTCGACCGATGTGGCTTTTTTAGGGCCTATTCCGATACAGATTATTCACAATAGAGGAGGCAGATATGTCACAGATAtgtcaaacaaatattaatttgCAGTACAGATTTAAAATATTGGCAGCTGACTAGAATTTATTGGTTGCTTTTTACGTGGTTCTCACCTGAAGGCGTATATGCATTGAAATACTGATGCATGTGGAACCTGATAACTAAAAGTTGCTCTTTGATTCCATACTAACTATTCCAATATTCATAAGAATGCTAAATATTGTATCTGATAATTGGCCAGACTGTTGATCAGTCAACCCCTAGTTTATACTACCTCTGTTTAATAGTGTGAATATGCACATACACTTTAAcgcagtgtgtctgtctgacatgtgcaacagaaatgtgttaattttttcttacagatttcacattcagttAAGGAATGCGTTGACCGAGTCTGTCATTGTGCCATTTACATCAATACTGGTAAGATGTATAGGTATTTGtatacaatgtgtgtgtgtgtgtgtttttaaggcAAACATACACACCTCTTTCTGATTTTACAGAGAAGTATCAACAAGACCAATCGTCAGATCCTTCCACCACTGATGTCGGCCATTGGCTCTCTGGCTCGGGACGACGTCATCCATCACAAACTTGCTCATGATCCAGAGTGCTGGGACGCCTTTCCGGTTGCCATTGTTAGTATGATTACAGCCTCTGTTCAGAAAGGCACATGGTTAATCATTGAATCATTCATTTAGAGTTCGGGTGCTACAAGACAAAGAGTGTTAGACATAATAGTCTTGTACATTGTGTACATCTCATTCATTGAAGAATCTGTTTCATTGCAGAGGCAGTGCAGTGCACGTGAATACAAAGAGATCCTTTACCCCATGCTTGGATTGATCATCAACCTCTCAACTACACCTTCTCCGGTCATACAGGTGACACACATGACAACGGCTGTATTATGAGGACACTGTActgctaaaaaataaacagactaTAATATATTGTAAAAGACAATGGACCAGGGAAGCAGATGGAATATTTGCGCCAGCCGTGATGTGTGATGTCACCTATTGAGGGGTGCCATGTATGTGAGAATTGCCTTGGTCACTTCTCTGTCCCTGCCGTTTTGCAGGAGCATGCTGTTTCACTGTGTGGCTGCTGCCAAGGCCTGCTGAGCGACAGTGACGGGGGAGTTATCACTGTGAGTGAACTTTACTTCAGCTCGACTCTTTAGTGCTTAGATGGgttcaaaaaaacattcatgtaGGATTTAGAAACCCGAACACGCTCACATCATTAGTTGGGTTTTCAAGTTGGCCGATGTCTGATGgtttgaaaaaaatgaaaaataaaaaacacaacttcgCTGATGATGCttgctgaaaatgtgtttgttctccaaACTTGTTTACGTCCTATAAAGCAAAAGCCATTTGTTCAGATAACtagaaaaaagacatttgtcTTGAGCAACGAGCCTTTTCCAGGGCTTGTGAGCTCATTGGCAATGTGCCACAAAAGGAAGTAACAGCAATTCACAATGTTCAGAGGATCCTGTGTATGTGTCATTACAGTTGATTAAAACTCCAGCTCTTGGTGCCGTTGCCTGTGCTAATGGCTGTTATGGCAGGTTCACACTG
Protein-coding regions in this window:
- the ttc12 gene encoding tetratricopeptide repeat protein 12, encoding MEKVEDVERFLKNVDKISELVKELKSSDAKVQQEAMEEADCYIAALDEPCRTKVNKTKINTNPPLQPSFGLQNESPGSFMKLMERDAEDRRVKRIAKEKKATALKDKGNEAYAQNDYESAVKYYSDGLAELRDMQQLYTNRAQAYIKLGKYKEAISDCEWALKCNERCIKAFVHMGRAYLELKNYNESRHFFEKIMEIEPGMEKMVKEYLTQVDLEEKRETRETNAKLEFDKGEGKGTTVPQLLENLSRPDQTPLFYCGGLEILLRAVTDCTGQTLFRLNNGFSIIGSNDLVRSCLLQKTVDAHSRDLCVSVLRLWRALCCGNDENQKMLMMCPVTKQATVHLLTSEHVAVQNECLALLCLYSHMPHGRRLAIDSLNMHMLVRNLMACILLPKQQQENAAVNILENFATEKKFHIQLRNALTESVIVPFTSILRSINKTNRQILPPLMSAIGSLARDDVIHHKLAHDPECWDAFPVAIRQCSAREYKEILYPMLGLIINLSTTPSPVIQEHAVSLCGCCQGLLSDSDGGVITRATGVLSTVLPQSSEAVQLVIQRGVVRTMCQLLKGAGQDATKYAIKTLTVCTAGSHLAREELLKSDKKLSILRHLLGSSCDELVLGNAALCLADCLQLEGFASNLLGTDIVLLLLRHAAGDAKKTAVQLNAAIALATLCRSAPRHKEKVRELHGFEVLHSCVKLINS